The Natronoglycomyces albus genome has a segment encoding these proteins:
- a CDS encoding maleylpyruvate isomerase N-terminal domain-containing protein produces MTKPHVTDFLIELEHEAAVLRGSVAEADFNQVIPSRPDLTLVDLVATLVGTYRFIIQVLHNENTAAPIPSEPTTPRIAEDQLLQTFDDVLADLIGALKARPADSPAWNWAPVAKTVAFWHRRALTETALSRWDAQMAIGATEPFRPRLACDIIAEALEAYLPAGRRRNAGDQATHGLVQLFAQDADETFFVRLHARAEDEACGRISVLSNIDSDSQLQARAAGSASDLALALWGRLPFGITDAVGDDDLLQSLRVQ; encoded by the coding sequence ATGACAAAGCCACACGTCACTGATTTCCTCATTGAGCTGGAGCATGAGGCCGCGGTCCTGCGTGGCTCGGTCGCGGAGGCCGATTTTAACCAGGTTATTCCCTCCCGTCCCGATCTGACTTTGGTGGATCTGGTGGCCACACTGGTGGGGACATATCGGTTCATCATCCAAGTGCTGCACAACGAAAACACGGCTGCCCCGATTCCATCCGAGCCGACTACCCCGCGCATTGCCGAAGATCAACTGTTGCAAACGTTCGATGACGTGCTTGCCGACTTGATCGGCGCACTCAAGGCCCGCCCGGCCGATTCACCCGCGTGGAACTGGGCTCCGGTGGCCAAGACTGTCGCCTTTTGGCACCGGCGCGCTCTAACGGAAACCGCCCTGTCGCGCTGGGACGCGCAAATGGCCATCGGCGCGACCGAGCCATTCCGGCCCCGACTGGCGTGCGACATCATCGCAGAAGCGCTGGAGGCCTATCTACCGGCTGGCAGGCGCCGCAATGCGGGAGACCAAGCCACCCACGGCCTAGTGCAGTTGTTCGCGCAGGATGCCGACGAGACGTTCTTCGTGCGCCTACACGCGCGCGCCGAAGACGAGGCGTGCGGCCGGATATCGGTGTTGAGCAATATCGATTCCGATAGCCAGTTGCAGGCCCGCGCGGCTGGGTCAGCCTCCGACTTGGCGCTGGCGTTGTGGGGCAGACTGCCCTTTGGCATCACCGACGCGGTGGGCGATGACGATCTATTGCAGTCGTTGCGGGTGCAGTAG
- a CDS encoding UDP-N-acetylmuramate dehydrogenase has product MASQIGDNIPNRIEETDVNLAEYATLRLGGPAKRLITVTTSHDAITALRSASEAGERPFVLAGGSNVIISDAGWPSTVILLRNQGVTVLDSSAEYVTVRVAAGHNWDAFVQWAISEGLSGVECLSGIPGSAGATPIQNVGAYGQQTCDTLLSATVYDRMSRRVVEYDQAACRFGYRTSVFKRNDRYLVTDVTFRLYRSPNSQPIRYAETARKLGVDVGDTVPLAEARASVLDSRRSKGMVLDDADPDTYSVGSFFVNPVITSDEFEALQKRVATEPPHWPADGDIKVSAAWLIGQAGFEKGYRRGNVGISTKHTLALTNRGGGTTSELMALAEEVATGVEEKLGIRLHPEPVTVGF; this is encoded by the coding sequence ATGGCGAGTCAGATAGGCGACAACATCCCCAACCGGATTGAGGAGACGGACGTCAACCTGGCCGAATACGCGACGCTACGGCTGGGTGGTCCCGCCAAGCGCCTGATCACCGTCACCACCTCGCACGATGCGATCACGGCCCTGCGAAGCGCCAGCGAGGCTGGTGAACGCCCTTTCGTCCTCGCTGGGGGCTCCAACGTCATCATCTCCGACGCCGGATGGCCCTCCACGGTCATCCTGTTGCGCAACCAGGGCGTCACAGTCCTGGATTCATCGGCGGAGTACGTCACCGTGCGTGTCGCTGCTGGCCACAACTGGGACGCCTTCGTGCAATGGGCCATTAGCGAAGGTCTCTCTGGCGTCGAATGCCTCTCGGGTATCCCCGGCTCGGCTGGGGCCACTCCGATTCAAAACGTCGGCGCCTACGGGCAACAAACCTGTGACACTCTCCTCAGCGCCACTGTCTATGACCGGATGAGCAGGCGCGTGGTCGAATACGACCAGGCTGCGTGCCGCTTCGGCTACCGCACCAGTGTTTTCAAGCGCAACGACCGCTACCTTGTCACCGATGTGACCTTCCGTCTGTATCGCAGCCCGAATTCTCAGCCCATCCGCTACGCCGAGACCGCCCGTAAGCTCGGCGTCGACGTGGGTGACACCGTCCCTCTGGCCGAGGCCCGCGCCAGCGTGCTCGATTCGCGCCGCAGTAAGGGAATGGTGCTCGATGATGCCGACCCCGACACCTACTCAGTGGGCTCCTTCTTCGTCAACCCCGTCATCACCAGCGACGAATTCGAAGCCTTGCAGAAACGGGTCGCCACCGAGCCCCCGCACTGGCCCGCCGATGGCGATATCAAAGTTTCGGCTGCCTGGCTCATTGGACAGGCCGGTTTCGAGAAGGGTTACCGGCGCGGCAATGTCGGCATCTCCACCAAGCACACCCTGGCGCTCACGAACCGAGGCGGCGGCACCACTAGCGAACTGATGGCGTTGGCTGAGGAAGTCGCCACCGGCGTCGAAGAGAAGTTGGGCATTCGCCTGCACCCCGAACCGGTGACGGTCGGCTTTTAA
- the hemB gene encoding porphobilinogen synthase, which produces MSQAQPGSPNPHLSPGTVPSAAAPPLPTSRPRRLRRTPGLRNLVSEHRVHPANLVWPVFVKEGLREPREISSLPGVMQHTRDSVRKAAVEAAQLGLGGIMLFAIPEHRDAIGSAATTPDGILNAVTREVVAEVGDALPVIPDLCLDEFTDHGHCGVPRADGSIDNDATLARYADMAVALAESGGDVLGASGMMDGQIGYVRSALDAAGHTDTALLAYAAKYASAWYGPFREAVESQLQGDRRAYQQDPANATEALREIDADVAEGADIIMVKPALPYLDIVRAAAERVHLPVAAYQVSGEYAMITASADRGWIDRKAAIVESLTAIKRAGAGIIASYFAPEAAHLLR; this is translated from the coding sequence GTGTCGCAGGCACAGCCGGGTTCACCCAACCCGCACCTTTCGCCGGGAACAGTTCCGTCCGCCGCAGCGCCGCCGCTACCGACGTCACGACCTCGCCGCCTGCGCCGCACCCCGGGCCTGCGAAACCTCGTCTCCGAACACCGCGTCCACCCCGCAAACCTGGTGTGGCCGGTATTCGTGAAGGAAGGGCTGCGAGAGCCCCGCGAAATCTCCTCCCTGCCCGGCGTCATGCAGCACACTCGGGATTCGGTCCGCAAAGCCGCCGTCGAAGCGGCCCAGCTGGGCCTGGGCGGAATCATGCTCTTCGCCATCCCCGAGCACCGAGACGCGATCGGCTCGGCTGCCACCACCCCAGATGGCATCCTCAACGCCGTGACTCGCGAGGTGGTCGCCGAGGTCGGCGACGCGCTGCCGGTCATCCCCGACCTGTGTTTGGACGAATTCACCGACCACGGACACTGCGGTGTGCCCAGGGCCGATGGCTCGATTGACAATGACGCCACGTTGGCCCGTTACGCCGACATGGCGGTAGCGCTGGCCGAATCCGGTGGTGACGTGCTGGGTGCCTCGGGCATGATGGACGGCCAAATCGGCTATGTGCGTTCCGCGCTCGACGCGGCCGGACACACCGATACGGCGCTGCTGGCCTACGCGGCGAAATACGCCTCGGCCTGGTACGGCCCGTTCCGGGAAGCGGTCGAATCACAGCTACAGGGCGACCGCCGCGCCTACCAGCAAGACCCCGCCAACGCCACCGAGGCGCTGCGGGAGATTGACGCGGATGTGGCCGAAGGCGCCGACATCATCATGGTCAAACCCGCACTCCCCTACCTCGATATTGTGCGCGCGGCGGCCGAACGCGTGCATCTGCCCGTGGCCGCCTACCAAGTCTCGGGCGAATACGCCATGATCACGGCTTCGGCCGACCGAGGATGGATCGACCGGAAAGCGGCCATCGTGGAATCGCTGACGGCTATCAAGCGTGCCGGGGCTGGCATCATCGCCTCATACTTCGCCCCCGAGGCGGCCCATCTTCTCCGATAG
- a CDS encoding uroporphyrinogen-III synthase encodes MTSARKLVGRVQFVGTGPGDPGLLTKRALDAIEDADYLFYDRALPQQILDHAKSLAKADARVSLVEASPTEQAKNMTAHSKEGFNVARLVAGDIYPHRMVQAEIKTASAEGARFEVLPGMSHAQAVSVYAGMPPSPIRTVIDIEDIAALEPQMLSDAVNRGSLTVTADVADLGSLRDILLAGGVSGDTAVAVTGDATGETEYTTTSSVDTFVEAALGYAGQVVLTIGAGVEDRAELGWWESRPLYGWKVLIPRTKEQAGAMSARLRAYGAIPCEVPTIAVEPPRTPAQMERAIKGLVDGRFAWIVFTSANAVKAIWEKFQEHGLDARAFGGLKIACIGEATAEKVRSFGIEPELLPTGQQSSEGLLEVFPPHDPVLDLVGRVLLPRADIATETLVAGLQDRGWEVDDVTAYRTVRASPPAAEIRDAIKSGGFDAVLFTSSSTVRNLVGIAGKPHQRTVVATIGPHTAETATEFGLRVDAKPERAAVPDLIESLADYAVELKKRLAEGPIKTRRGAKVQGPTALRFR; translated from the coding sequence ATGACGAGTGCCCGTAAGCTGGTAGGCCGTGTGCAATTCGTCGGGACTGGCCCAGGCGATCCCGGGCTGCTGACCAAACGGGCCCTCGACGCCATCGAAGACGCTGACTATTTGTTCTACGATCGCGCCCTCCCGCAGCAGATTCTCGATCACGCCAAGAGCCTGGCCAAGGCCGACGCCCGCGTCAGCTTGGTGGAGGCCTCCCCCACCGAGCAGGCAAAGAACATGACGGCCCACTCCAAGGAGGGCTTCAATGTGGCCCGCCTCGTGGCCGGGGACATTTACCCGCATCGCATGGTGCAAGCCGAGATCAAGACTGCCTCGGCCGAGGGCGCTCGCTTCGAGGTGCTGCCGGGCATGAGCCACGCTCAGGCAGTGTCGGTGTACGCGGGCATGCCACCCTCACCGATTCGCACCGTGATTGACATCGAGGACATCGCGGCACTAGAGCCGCAGATGCTCTCCGACGCGGTCAACCGGGGCAGCCTGACGGTCACGGCCGACGTAGCCGACCTGGGAAGCCTGCGCGACATTCTGCTCGCGGGCGGCGTCTCGGGTGACACGGCTGTCGCCGTGACCGGGGATGCCACGGGCGAGACCGAATACACGACCACTTCCTCGGTTGACACGTTTGTCGAGGCCGCGCTCGGTTACGCCGGGCAGGTCGTTTTGACGATCGGGGCCGGGGTGGAGGACCGAGCCGAGCTGGGCTGGTGGGAGTCCCGCCCGCTGTATGGTTGGAAGGTTCTCATCCCCCGCACAAAGGAGCAGGCCGGAGCCATGAGCGCGCGGCTGCGCGCCTATGGCGCGATCCCGTGCGAGGTGCCGACGATCGCCGTGGAGCCGCCGCGCACCCCGGCGCAAATGGAGCGGGCCATCAAGGGCCTGGTCGATGGGCGTTTCGCTTGGATCGTGTTCACGTCGGCCAATGCGGTCAAGGCCATTTGGGAGAAGTTCCAGGAGCACGGGCTTGACGCTCGCGCCTTCGGTGGCTTGAAGATCGCCTGTATCGGTGAGGCGACGGCCGAGAAGGTGCGTAGTTTCGGTATCGAGCCCGAACTACTGCCGACCGGTCAGCAGTCCTCGGAAGGTCTGCTAGAGGTCTTCCCGCCTCACGACCCCGTTTTGGACCTGGTCGGGCGGGTACTACTGCCCCGTGCCGACATCGCGACCGAGACGTTGGTGGCCGGGCTGCAAGATCGTGGCTGGGAGGTCGACGACGTGACCGCTTACCGGACCGTGCGAGCCTCGCCTCCGGCCGCGGAGATCCGCGATGCGATCAAGTCCGGCGGATTTGACGCGGTGCTGTTCACCTCGTCGTCTACCGTGCGCAACCTGGTCGGTATCGCCGGAAAGCCCCACCAGCGCACCGTCGTGGCCACGATCGGCCCGCACACGGCCGAGACCGCGACCGAGTTTGGCCTGCGGGTGGATGCCAAGCCCGAGAGGGCCGCCGTGCCAGACCTGATCGAATCGCTGGCCGACTATGCCGTGGAGTTGAAGAAGCGCCTGGCTGAGGGACCGATCAAGACCCGCCGAGGAGCGAAGGTGCAGGGCCCGACGGCTCTACGCTTCCGCTAA
- the hemC gene encoding hydroxymethylbilane synthase, with protein MRLGTRGSKLAMAQSQQVADEVARVTGDAVELVEITTPGDRSMAPVTQLGVGVFVSALREALEEDRIDVAVHSFKDLPTAQPDHLSIVAVPPRADARDALIASGKTLIDLPEGSRIGTGSPRRISQLLALGRGFECVPIRGNIDTRMARVGDDLDAVVLASAGLIRVGRQGEISEFLDPLQMLPAPAQGALAVECRKSDKTLSAILGKLNDRYSQTAVAAERGLLARLEAGCSAPVAALADVSEGEEPGDIDIYLRGAAIALDGSHTVKLSSTATVAADDDVFQTASNVGRALAEELLAEGAAELLK; from the coding sequence ATTCGACTGGGTACTCGTGGCTCGAAGTTGGCCATGGCGCAGTCTCAGCAGGTGGCTGATGAAGTTGCCCGTGTCACTGGTGATGCGGTGGAGTTGGTCGAGATCACTACGCCGGGGGATCGTTCGATGGCTCCGGTGACTCAGCTGGGGGTCGGGGTGTTCGTTTCGGCGCTGCGAGAGGCGCTGGAGGAGGACCGGATCGATGTGGCGGTGCATTCGTTCAAGGATTTGCCGACCGCTCAACCCGATCATTTGTCCATTGTGGCTGTCCCTCCCCGGGCGGATGCCCGGGATGCGTTGATAGCCAGCGGAAAGACTCTGATTGATCTGCCTGAGGGTTCTCGGATTGGGACGGGTTCGCCGCGTCGCATCAGTCAGCTCTTGGCCCTGGGCCGAGGCTTTGAGTGTGTGCCAATTCGCGGGAACATCGATACCCGTATGGCGCGGGTTGGTGATGATCTCGATGCGGTGGTTTTGGCCTCGGCGGGCCTCATTCGAGTGGGTCGCCAGGGTGAGATCAGTGAGTTTCTTGACCCACTTCAGATGCTTCCAGCTCCGGCACAAGGGGCGCTAGCGGTCGAATGCCGCAAATCCGACAAGACATTGAGCGCGATTTTGGGTAAGCTCAACGACCGGTACTCACAGACTGCGGTCGCCGCCGAGCGGGGGTTGCTGGCACGACTTGAAGCTGGCTGCAGCGCACCGGTCGCCGCTCTCGCGGATGTCTCCGAAGGTGAAGAGCCTGGCGACATTGACATTTATCTACGGGGGGCCGCCATCGCCCTAGATGGCAGCCACACCGTGAAATTGTCCAGCACCGCCACGGTCGCAGCGGACGACGACGTGTTCCAGACCGCTTCGAACGTGGGGCGGGCACTGGCTGAGGAGCTGTTGGCCGAGGGTGCCGCCGAACTGCTGAAGTAG
- a CDS encoding glutamyl-tRNA reductase: MNLLAVGLSHHSAPVALLERVSMDRATANALSERLLAAAPIKEVCVLSTCNRVEVYAAATSFHAGLAVIVEELAARAGLSSTDFAEAGYVRYGPEAVRHVFSVACGLDSMVAGEAQILGQLRNAYETAREANHAGRYLHELMQQGLRVGKRVHAETDIDASAPSVVTAAFEAALAKLDRPHSELDVAIVGAGAMGALAAATLHRAPVASVTLLNRDRSKAERLARDYGGRVADYAHLAQVAAEVDLIFSATSSPEPVIAADTLHNRRETLVVCDLAIPRDVADDVARLDDVAVIGIAQLQTEPSASAGTDALAEAETILNEEVDAYLEGMRGDAVTPTVAALRAAAADIVDTEMSRIARRGDFSDEQRAEVAKTVHRVVQRLLHEPTVRVRQLSGQPGAPDYARVLQDLFALNTDSAEQPQGSLADALAVRIEEER, encoded by the coding sequence GTGAACCTTCTGGCAGTCGGTCTCTCCCACCACTCTGCCCCGGTGGCCCTCCTTGAGCGCGTCTCCATGGACCGCGCGACCGCGAACGCTTTGAGCGAACGCCTGTTGGCAGCGGCCCCCATTAAGGAAGTGTGCGTCCTATCGACGTGCAACCGGGTCGAGGTCTACGCCGCCGCCACGTCATTCCACGCTGGCCTTGCCGTCATTGTCGAAGAACTGGCAGCCCGCGCCGGACTCTCCTCCACCGATTTCGCCGAAGCCGGATACGTGCGCTATGGCCCCGAAGCGGTGCGCCACGTGTTCTCCGTCGCCTGCGGGCTCGACTCCATGGTCGCCGGGGAGGCCCAAATCCTCGGTCAGCTACGCAACGCCTACGAAACGGCCCGCGAGGCCAACCACGCCGGGCGCTACCTGCACGAACTCATGCAGCAAGGTCTGCGCGTGGGTAAGCGAGTTCACGCCGAGACCGACATCGACGCCTCCGCCCCCTCGGTCGTCACCGCCGCCTTTGAAGCCGCGCTGGCCAAGCTCGACCGCCCCCATTCGGAACTAGACGTCGCCATCGTCGGCGCGGGCGCGATGGGAGCGCTCGCCGCCGCCACCCTCCACCGCGCCCCAGTCGCCTCAGTCACCTTGCTCAACCGTGACCGGTCCAAAGCCGAACGACTCGCCCGCGACTATGGCGGCCGGGTCGCCGACTATGCCCACCTGGCACAGGTCGCCGCCGAGGTCGACCTGATCTTTTCGGCCACATCCTCCCCCGAACCGGTCATAGCCGCCGACACGCTCCATAACCGACGTGAGACCTTGGTGGTGTGTGACCTCGCGATTCCACGCGACGTCGCCGACGACGTGGCGCGACTGGACGACGTCGCCGTCATCGGAATCGCCCAATTGCAGACTGAACCCTCCGCCAGCGCCGGAACTGACGCGCTGGCGGAGGCGGAGACCATCTTGAATGAGGAGGTCGACGCCTATTTGGAGGGGATGCGGGGCGATGCGGTGACGCCGACGGTGGCGGCGTTGCGGGCTGCGGCGGCTGACATCGTTGACACGGAGATGTCTCGGATTGCTCGGCGTGGTGACTTTTCCGATGAGCAGCGAGCCGAGGTCGCCAAGACCGTGCATCGGGTGGTGCAGCGGTTGTTGCATGAGCCGACGGTGCGGGTGCGGCAGTTGTCCGGGCAGCCGGGGGCGCCCGACTATGCGCGCGTACTGCAAGACCTATTTGCTTTGAACACGGATTCCGCTGAGCAGCCGCAGGGTTCTTTGGCCGATGCGCTGGCGGTCCGTATAGAGGAGGAACGTTGA
- a CDS encoding redox-sensing transcriptional repressor Rex, whose product MTTTGDRTSPPAATHSIPTATVQRLPEYLRALHALGDTDGDTISSEALAAVTGVSSAMLRKDLSYLGAAGVRGVGYEVSLLTNRISTTLGLTRYYRVALIGMGHLGQALARYPGFASRGFHIAAIFDASPDLIGSRHGNHIVRDISELSGAVGEEDINIGVIATPETAAQQVADLLIDAGITSILNFAPCVLTVPQSVVVRKVDLAVELQLLSFHEHHKALQRSERDQQL is encoded by the coding sequence TTGACTACCACCGGTGACCGAACCTCCCCTCCCGCCGCCACGCACTCCATCCCCACAGCGACAGTGCAACGGCTGCCGGAGTATCTGCGCGCGCTGCACGCGCTGGGAGACACAGACGGCGACACCATCTCCTCGGAAGCGCTCGCCGCAGTCACCGGCGTCAGCTCAGCGATGCTGCGCAAAGACCTTTCCTACCTGGGAGCGGCCGGAGTACGCGGCGTCGGATACGAAGTATCCTTGCTGACCAACCGCATCTCCACCACCCTCGGGCTCACTCGCTACTATCGGGTGGCACTCATCGGCATGGGCCACCTGGGCCAAGCTCTCGCCCGCTATCCAGGATTCGCCTCGCGCGGATTCCACATCGCCGCGATCTTCGACGCGAGCCCCGATCTGATCGGTTCCCGCCACGGAAACCACATAGTCCGGGACATTTCGGAACTTTCGGGCGCTGTTGGTGAGGAAGATATCAACATTGGGGTGATCGCAACCCCTGAGACTGCGGCCCAACAAGTGGCAGACTTGCTTATTGATGCTGGAATAACCAGCATCCTAAACTTTGCCCCGTGCGTCTTGACCGTTCCGCAAAGTGTCGTCGTTCGCAAAGTCGACCTAGCGGTCGAACTGCAACTACTGTCATTCCACGAACACCACAAGGCGCTCCAGCGATCAGAACGGGACCAGCAATTGTGA
- a CDS encoding HAD family hydrolase gives MARKHLVWDWNGTLLNDFGAVVSATNTVITEAGGPFLTAEEQGARFRRPIIAYYSELVGRSLTEAEFAELDKAFHAAYLEHLRFVDLHAESRSALSIWPGTQSLLSMWFHQSLMPLITRFDLAEKFALVQGLRSESDGHSKQPHLERHLESLQLRPQECVLIGDTVDDAKSALGLGAQVVLFTGGFSSREQLQGVGVPLADSLSEAVTIAQQL, from the coding sequence ATGGCGAGAAAACACCTGGTGTGGGACTGGAACGGAACGTTGCTGAATGACTTCGGGGCGGTCGTATCAGCGACGAACACCGTCATCACCGAAGCCGGCGGGCCCTTCCTGACCGCGGAAGAACAAGGCGCACGATTTCGCCGCCCCATCATCGCCTACTACAGCGAACTTGTGGGTCGGTCCCTCACCGAGGCCGAATTTGCCGAGCTGGACAAGGCCTTCCACGCCGCCTACCTGGAACATCTGCGCTTTGTTGACCTCCATGCGGAATCCCGCTCGGCGCTGAGCATATGGCCCGGTACGCAGTCGTTGTTGTCCATGTGGTTTCACCAATCGCTCATGCCGCTCATCACTCGCTTCGACTTGGCCGAGAAGTTCGCGCTCGTGCAGGGCCTGCGGTCGGAATCCGACGGGCACAGCAAGCAGCCACACCTCGAACGTCACCTGGAATCGCTCCAGCTGCGGCCCCAAGAGTGCGTGCTGATCGGAGACACCGTCGACGATGCGAAATCCGCCCTGGGGCTGGGCGCTCAAGTCGTGCTCTTCACCGGAGGATTCTCTAGCCGCGAGCAGCTGCAAGGGGTGGGCGTTCCCCTGGCCGACTCGCTGAGCGAAGCAGTCACCATCGCCCAGCAGCTCTAA
- a CDS encoding glutaredoxin family protein — protein MMASLVLLVTKDCFLCGAARRDLDEVAARAQITWEEIDVVDRDDLAREYGDRLPVVLLEGKEHSYWDVDKPRLLRDLGVS, from the coding sequence ATGATGGCATCGTTGGTCTTGTTGGTAACGAAGGATTGTTTCCTGTGCGGTGCAGCGCGCCGAGACTTGGATGAGGTCGCGGCACGAGCGCAGATCACATGGGAAGAGATCGACGTCGTTGATCGTGACGATCTGGCCCGCGAGTACGGGGATCGACTACCGGTGGTGCTGCTTGAGGGCAAGGAACACAGCTATTGGGACGTCGACAAGCCGCGGCTCCTGCGCGACCTGGGCGTGAGTTGA
- a CDS encoding sigma-70 family RNA polymerase sigma factor — MPIFAPMVTADLGDSHQGNALAYDANHLNHAHAASLVLDNPVSRAIRAVDQGLYNLWHAMTTEVGQPRTRTRHTEKRAPATADSPARVAPQREGKHDRTPESGDTSENGEVTRLVELAQSGDAEAFGHIYDRYNETVFRYIFFRVNNRQLAEDLTSETFLRALRRISSFSWQGRAFGAWLVTIARNLVVDHYKSGRYRLEVAKPDVLDANDADNDPTASPETATLDKLTNVTLLTAVKKLNHDQQECIVLRFLQGFTVAETARAMGKNEGAIKALQYRAVRTLARLLPEGFTR, encoded by the coding sequence GTGCCCATATTTGCACCGATGGTCACCGCTGACCTTGGAGATTCTCACCAGGGCAACGCCCTGGCATACGACGCCAACCATCTCAACCACGCACATGCCGCCAGCCTCGTGCTGGACAACCCCGTCTCACGGGCCATCAGGGCTGTTGACCAAGGCCTCTACAACCTCTGGCACGCGATGACAACCGAGGTCGGTCAGCCCCGCACTCGCACCCGGCACACCGAAAAAAGGGCCCCGGCCACTGCTGATAGCCCAGCGCGTGTCGCCCCGCAGCGCGAGGGGAAGCACGACCGCACACCCGAATCCGGAGACACCTCCGAGAATGGCGAAGTAACCCGCTTGGTCGAGCTGGCTCAGTCCGGCGACGCCGAAGCGTTCGGCCACATCTACGACCGCTACAACGAGACCGTCTTTCGTTACATATTCTTCCGAGTCAACAACCGGCAACTCGCCGAAGACCTGACCTCGGAGACATTTTTGCGGGCGCTGCGCCGCATTTCCAGTTTTTCTTGGCAGGGTCGCGCCTTCGGCGCGTGGCTCGTGACCATCGCCCGCAACCTCGTCGTTGATCACTACAAATCCGGGCGCTACCGCCTAGAAGTGGCCAAGCCCGACGTTCTCGACGCCAACGACGCCGACAATGACCCGACGGCCAGCCCCGAGACCGCCACGTTGGACAAACTCACCAACGTGACCCTGCTGACCGCCGTGAAAAAACTCAATCACGACCAACAAGAGTGCATCGTGCTGCGGTTTCTCCAAGGCTTCACAGTCGCGGAGACCGCTCGCGCGATGGGCAAGAACGAGGGCGCCATCAAAGCACTTCAGTACCGCGCGGTGCGCACGTTGGCACGGCTGCTGCCGGAAGGATTCACCAGGTGA